The following proteins come from a genomic window of Cronobacter muytjensii ATCC 51329:
- the rimO gene encoding 30S ribosomal protein S12 methylthiotransferase RimO: MSKIGFISLGCPKNLVDSERILTELRTEGYDVVPRYDDADMVIVNTCGFIDSAVQESLEAIGEALNENGKVIVTGCLGAKEDQIREVHPKVLEITGPHSYEQVLQHVHHYVPKPKHNPFLSLVPEQGVKLTPRHYAYLKISEGCNHRCTFCIIPSMRGDLDSRPIGDVLAEAKRLVEAGVKELLVISQDTSAYGVDVKHRTGFWNGSPVKTSMVSLCEQLAKLGVWVRLHYVYPYPHVDDVIPLMAEGKILPYLDIPLQHASPRILKLMKRPGSVDRQLARIKQWREICPELTLRSTFIVGFPGETEEDFQMLLDFLKEARLDRVGCFKYSPVEGATANELADQVPEEVKEERWNRFMALQQQISAERLQEKVGREILVIVDEVDDEGAIGRSMADAPEIDGAVYLNGETTLKPGDVVRVKVENADEYDLWGSLV; the protein is encoded by the coding sequence ATGTCTAAGATTGGATTTATATCATTAGGGTGCCCGAAAAACCTGGTGGACTCTGAGCGCATCCTGACCGAGCTTCGCACCGAGGGCTATGACGTGGTGCCGCGCTATGACGACGCCGATATGGTTATCGTCAACACCTGCGGCTTTATCGACAGCGCGGTGCAGGAGTCGCTGGAGGCGATCGGCGAGGCGCTCAATGAAAACGGCAAGGTGATTGTCACCGGCTGTCTCGGCGCGAAAGAAGATCAGATCCGCGAAGTGCACCCGAAAGTGCTGGAGATAACCGGGCCGCACAGCTACGAGCAGGTGCTGCAACATGTTCATCACTATGTGCCGAAGCCGAAGCACAACCCGTTCCTGAGCCTGGTGCCGGAGCAGGGCGTGAAGCTGACGCCGCGTCACTACGCCTACCTGAAAATCTCTGAAGGCTGCAACCATCGCTGCACCTTCTGCATTATCCCGTCGATGCGCGGCGATCTCGACAGCCGTCCGATTGGCGACGTGCTGGCCGAGGCGAAGCGCCTGGTCGAAGCCGGCGTCAAAGAGCTGCTGGTTATCTCCCAGGACACTTCCGCGTATGGCGTGGACGTGAAACATCGCACCGGCTTCTGGAACGGTTCGCCGGTGAAAACCAGCATGGTGAGCCTGTGCGAACAGCTCGCGAAGCTCGGCGTCTGGGTGCGTCTGCATTACGTCTACCCGTACCCGCACGTGGACGATGTGATCCCGCTGATGGCGGAAGGCAAAATCCTGCCGTATCTCGATATTCCGCTGCAGCACGCGAGTCCGCGTATCCTGAAGCTGATGAAGCGTCCTGGCTCGGTCGACCGTCAGCTGGCGCGCATTAAGCAGTGGCGCGAGATTTGCCCGGAGCTGACCCTGCGCTCAACCTTTATCGTCGGCTTCCCTGGCGAAACCGAAGAAGATTTCCAGATGCTGCTGGATTTCCTCAAAGAAGCGCGTCTGGATCGCGTCGGCTGCTTTAAATACAGCCCGGTCGAAGGCGCGACCGCTAACGAGCTGGCGGATCAGGTGCCGGAAGAGGTGAAAGAGGAGCGCTGGAACCGCTTTATGGCGCTGCAACAGCAGATCTCCGCCGAGCGCCTGCAGGAAAAAGTGGGCCGCGAGATCCTGGTTATCGTCGATGAAGTGGATGACGAAGGTGCCATTGGCCGCAGCATGGCTGACGCACCGGAAATCGACGGCGCGGTTTACCTCAACGGTGAAACGACGCTGAAGCCGGGCGATGTGGTACGCGTGAAGGTGGAAAACGCCGACGAGTACGACCTGTGGGGCAGTCTGGTATAA
- the gsiD gene encoding glutathione ABC transporter permease GsiD: protein MRLFNWRRQALLNGMPAVRPQQTRTPWHEFWHRLKRQPVALVAGGFVLLLIALALCAPWIAPFDAENYFDYDRLNEGPSMVHWFGVDSLGRDIFSRVIVGARISLAAGVFAVLTGALIGTVLGLLAGFYEGWWDRVIMRICDVLFAFPGILLAIAVVAVMGSGMANVIIAVAIFSIPAFARLVRGNTLVLKHQTFIESARSIGASDLTILFRHILPGTVSSIVVYFTMRIGTSIISAASLSFLGLGAQPPTPEWGAMLNEARADMVMAPHVAIFPSLAIFLTVLAFNLLGDGLRDALDPKIKG from the coding sequence ATGCGACTTTTCAACTGGCGTCGACAGGCGCTTTTAAACGGCATGCCTGCCGTCCGGCCCCAACAGACGCGCACGCCGTGGCATGAATTCTGGCATCGCCTCAAGCGCCAGCCGGTGGCGCTGGTCGCGGGCGGCTTCGTGCTGCTGTTGATAGCCCTGGCGCTGTGCGCGCCGTGGATAGCGCCGTTCGATGCGGAAAACTATTTTGACTACGACCGCCTGAACGAAGGGCCGTCGATGGTGCACTGGTTCGGCGTCGATTCGCTGGGGCGCGATATTTTCAGCCGCGTGATTGTCGGCGCGCGGATTTCGCTCGCCGCCGGGGTGTTTGCGGTACTGACGGGGGCGCTTATTGGCACTGTGCTGGGGCTGCTGGCCGGATTTTATGAAGGCTGGTGGGACCGGGTGATTATGCGTATCTGCGACGTGCTGTTCGCCTTTCCGGGCATTTTGCTCGCCATTGCGGTCGTGGCGGTGATGGGCAGCGGTATGGCGAATGTGATTATCGCGGTGGCGATTTTCAGCATCCCGGCCTTTGCCCGACTGGTGCGCGGCAATACGCTGGTGCTGAAACATCAGACCTTTATCGAATCGGCGCGCAGCATCGGCGCGTCGGATCTCACCATTCTGTTTCGCCATATTTTGCCGGGCACGGTGTCGTCGATTGTCGTCTATTTCACCATGCGTATCGGCACGTCGATTATCTCCGCCGCCAGCCTGTCATTTCTCGGCCTCGGCGCGCAGCCGCCGACGCCGGAGTGGGGCGCGATGTTAAACGAGGCGCGCGCGGATATGGTGATGGCGCCGCACGTGGCGATTTTCCCAAGCCTCGCCATTTTTCTGACGGTGCTGGCGTTTAACCTGTTAGGCGACGGATTGCGCGACGCGCTCGATCCGAAGATTAAAGGGTAG
- the gsiC gene encoding glutathione ABC transporter permease GsiC, which translates to MFSYIVKRLLGLIPTLLIVAVLVFLFVHLLPGDPARLVAGPEADAEVINLVRHQLGLDQPLWQQFWHYISNVVRGDFGTSLVSRRPVSEEIASRFMPTFWLTLASMSWAMLFGLATGIVAAVWRNRWPDRLSMTLAVSGISFPAFALGMLLMHIFSVQLGWLPTVGADSWRHYILPSLTLGAAVAAVMARFTRASFVDVLGEDYMRTARAKGVSEKWVILKHGLRNAMIPVVTMMGLQFGFLLGGSIVVEKVFNWPGLGRLLVDSVEMRDYPVIQAEVLLFSLEFILINLVVDVLYAAINPAIRYK; encoded by the coding sequence ATGTTTAGCTACATCGTAAAACGCCTGCTGGGCCTCATCCCGACGCTGCTTATCGTGGCGGTGCTGGTGTTTTTATTCGTTCACCTGCTGCCGGGCGATCCGGCGCGCCTGGTGGCCGGGCCTGAGGCCGACGCGGAGGTGATAAATCTCGTGCGCCATCAGCTTGGGCTCGATCAGCCGCTCTGGCAGCAGTTCTGGCACTACATCAGCAACGTGGTGCGGGGCGATTTCGGCACCTCGCTGGTGTCGCGCCGCCCGGTCTCTGAAGAGATTGCCAGCCGCTTTATGCCGACCTTCTGGCTGACGCTCGCCAGCATGAGCTGGGCGATGCTGTTCGGGCTCGCCACCGGGATCGTCGCAGCCGTGTGGCGCAACCGTTGGCCGGATCGCCTGAGCATGACGCTCGCGGTGTCGGGCATTTCGTTTCCCGCCTTCGCGCTCGGCATGCTCCTGATGCATATCTTCTCGGTGCAGCTCGGCTGGCTGCCGACCGTGGGCGCCGACAGCTGGCGGCACTATATTCTGCCGTCGCTGACGCTCGGCGCCGCCGTGGCCGCTGTGATGGCGCGCTTCACCCGCGCCTCTTTTGTTGACGTGCTCGGCGAAGACTATATGCGCACCGCCCGCGCCAAAGGCGTGAGCGAAAAATGGGTTATCCTGAAACATGGTCTGCGCAACGCCATGATCCCGGTCGTCACCATGATGGGCTTACAGTTTGGCTTTCTGCTGGGCGGCTCTATCGTGGTGGAAAAGGTGTTTAACTGGCCGGGGCTTGGGCGTCTGCTGGTGGATTCGGTGGAGATGCGCGACTACCCGGTCATCCAGGCAGAAGTGCTGCTGTTCTCGCTGGAATTTATTCTTATCAACTTAGTGGTGGATGTGCTCTACGCCGCCATTAACCCGGCTATCAGGTATAAGTAA
- the gsiB gene encoding glutathione ABC transporter substrate-binding protein GsiB, with protein sequence MTQRIARRWLAAAGLVSALAAAPAWAEKEIVVAVGSSFTTLDPYDANDTLSQQIAKSFYQGLFGLDKTMKVQNVLAESYSVSDDGRVYTVKLRSGVKFQDGTDFNADAVKVNLDRASNPDNHLKRYNLYKNIASTEAVDPTTVKITLKQPFSAFINILAHPATAMISPAALKKYGNEIGFHPVGTGPYELVTWNPTDFVKVKKFAGYWQPGLPKLDAITWRPVVDNNTRASMLQTGEAQFAFPIPYEQAALLAKNSKLDLVASPSIMQRYISMNVTQKPFDNPKVREAINYAINRQALVKVAFAGYATPATGVVPPTIEFAQQYQPWPYNPAKARELLKEAGYPNGFSTTLWSSHNHSTAQKVLQFTQQQLAQVGIKAKVTAMDAGQRASEVEGKGQKESGVRMFYTGWSASTGEADWALSPLFASQNWPPTLFNTAFYSNPKVDADLADALKTTDKARKAALYKDAQDTLWKESPWVPLVVEKLVSAHSKSLTGFYMMPDTGFSFEDADLK encoded by the coding sequence ATGACACAACGAATCGCACGCCGCTGGCTCGCCGCGGCTGGGCTGGTTTCTGCGCTAGCCGCCGCGCCCGCCTGGGCTGAAAAAGAGATTGTCGTGGCGGTGGGCTCAAGCTTTACCACGCTCGATCCTTATGACGCTAACGACACGCTCTCCCAGCAGATCGCCAAATCGTTCTACCAGGGGCTGTTTGGCCTCGATAAAACGATGAAAGTGCAGAACGTGCTGGCGGAGAGCTACAGCGTGTCGGACGACGGGCGGGTCTACACCGTTAAGCTGCGCAGCGGCGTGAAGTTTCAGGATGGCACCGATTTCAACGCCGATGCGGTAAAAGTGAACCTCGATCGCGCGAGTAACCCGGATAACCATCTCAAGCGCTATAACCTTTATAAAAATATCGCCAGCACCGAGGCGGTCGACCCGACCACGGTGAAAATCACCCTGAAGCAGCCGTTCTCCGCGTTTATCAATATTCTGGCGCACCCGGCCACGGCGATGATTTCGCCCGCCGCGCTGAAGAAATATGGCAATGAGATAGGGTTTCACCCGGTCGGCACCGGGCCTTATGAACTGGTGACCTGGAACCCGACCGATTTTGTGAAGGTGAAGAAGTTTGCGGGCTACTGGCAGCCGGGGCTGCCGAAGCTGGACGCCATCACCTGGCGCCCGGTGGTGGATAACAATACCCGCGCCTCGATGCTGCAAACCGGCGAGGCGCAGTTCGCGTTCCCGATCCCTTACGAGCAGGCCGCGCTGCTGGCGAAAAACAGCAAGCTGGATCTCGTGGCGTCGCCGTCGATTATGCAGCGCTACATCAGTATGAACGTGACGCAAAAGCCGTTCGACAACCCGAAAGTGCGCGAGGCGATTAACTATGCGATTAATCGTCAGGCGCTGGTGAAAGTGGCGTTCGCCGGCTACGCGACGCCCGCGACCGGCGTCGTGCCGCCGACCATAGAATTTGCGCAGCAGTATCAGCCGTGGCCGTATAACCCGGCAAAAGCGCGCGAGTTGCTGAAAGAGGCGGGCTACCCGAACGGCTTTAGCACCACGCTCTGGTCATCCCATAATCACAGCACCGCCCAGAAGGTGTTGCAGTTTACCCAACAGCAGCTGGCCCAGGTGGGAATTAAAGCCAAAGTAACGGCGATGGACGCCGGACAGCGCGCCTCGGAAGTGGAGGGCAAAGGGCAGAAAGAGAGCGGCGTGCGGATGTTCTACACCGGCTGGTCAGCTTCGACCGGCGAGGCCGACTGGGCGCTGTCGCCGCTGTTCGCCTCACAAAACTGGCCGCCGACGCTCTTCAACACGGCGTTCTACAGCAATCCGAAGGTGGATGCCGATCTCGCCGACGCGCTGAAAACGACCGATAAAGCCCGTAAAGCCGCGCTGTATAAAGACGCGCAGGATACGTTATGGAAAGAGTCGCCCTGGGTGCCGCTGGTGGTGGAAAAATTAGTGTCGGCGCACAGCAAATCGTTGACCGGATTTTACATGATGCCGGATACGGGCTTTAGTTTTGAGGATGCGGATCTGAAATAA
- the gsiA gene encoding glutathione ABC transporter ATP-binding protein GsiA — MPNDEVLPEDAVLSVSGLNVCFTEEGERTAAVRGLSFSLKRGETLAIVGESGSGKSVTALSLMRLIEQAGGAMESGPLLLRRRNQQVIDLRTFSQKQMRDVRGADMAMIFQEPMTSLNPVFPVGEQIAESIRLHQGFGREKAMREAKRMLDLVRIPESEAMLARFPHQLSGGMRQRVMIAMALSCRPAVLIADEPTTALDVTIQAQILHLIRVLQQEMSMGVIFITHDMGVVANMADRVLVMYQGEAVETGPVEEIFRRPAHPYTRTLLAAVPRLGAMNGTDLPRKFPLNHAPRREMDPPEAEQDTVVPDSEPILQVRDLVTRFPVRSGIFNRVKREVHAVEKVSFDLWPGETLSLVGESGCGKSTTGRSLLRLVETQGGSITFSGKRIDTLSDSAMQAVRRDMQFIFQDPYASLDPRLTVGYSIMEPLLVHRLLDGDAARKRVAWLLERVGLKPEHAWRYPHEFSGGQRQRICIARALALNPKVVIADESVSALDVSIRAQIINLLLDLQRDFGISFLFISHDMAVVERISHRVAVMYLGQIVEIGPRRAVFENPQHPYTRKLMAAVPVADPGHPRRQPVLLSDEIPSATRPKGDEPFVAPLVQVGQGHYVARHPVGATDHHF, encoded by the coding sequence GTGCCCAACGATGAAGTGTTGCCTGAAGATGCCGTCCTGTCGGTCTCTGGCCTGAACGTCTGCTTTACGGAAGAAGGGGAGCGTACCGCCGCGGTGCGCGGGCTCTCATTCAGCCTGAAACGCGGCGAAACGCTGGCGATTGTCGGGGAATCGGGCTCCGGCAAATCGGTCACCGCGCTTTCGCTGATGCGCCTGATTGAACAGGCGGGCGGCGCGATGGAGAGCGGCCCGCTGCTGCTGCGCCGCCGCAACCAGCAGGTGATCGACCTGCGAACGTTTTCGCAAAAACAGATGCGCGACGTGCGCGGCGCCGACATGGCGATGATTTTTCAGGAGCCGATGACCTCTCTGAACCCGGTATTTCCGGTGGGCGAGCAGATAGCCGAGTCGATTCGTCTGCATCAGGGTTTCGGGCGCGAAAAGGCGATGCGCGAAGCCAAACGCATGCTTGATTTAGTGCGCATTCCTGAATCGGAGGCGATGCTGGCGCGCTTTCCACACCAGCTTTCCGGCGGAATGCGCCAGCGTGTGATGATTGCGATGGCCCTCTCGTGCCGCCCGGCGGTGCTGATCGCCGACGAGCCGACCACGGCGCTGGACGTGACTATTCAGGCGCAGATCCTGCATCTCATCCGCGTGCTCCAGCAGGAGATGTCGATGGGCGTGATTTTCATTACGCACGACATGGGCGTGGTGGCCAATATGGCTGACCGGGTGCTGGTGATGTACCAGGGCGAGGCCGTCGAAACCGGCCCCGTTGAGGAGATCTTCCGCCGTCCGGCGCATCCATATACCCGGACGTTGCTGGCGGCGGTGCCGCGCCTGGGGGCGATGAACGGCACCGATCTGCCGCGTAAATTCCCGTTGAACCATGCGCCGCGCCGCGAGATGGACCCGCCGGAAGCCGAACAGGATACCGTGGTGCCGGACAGCGAACCGATTTTGCAGGTGCGCGATCTGGTCACGCGTTTTCCGGTGCGCAGCGGTATTTTCAACCGCGTGAAGCGCGAAGTGCATGCGGTGGAGAAAGTGAGTTTTGACCTGTGGCCCGGCGAGACGCTGTCGCTGGTGGGCGAGTCAGGCTGCGGGAAATCGACCACCGGGCGCTCGCTGCTGCGCCTCGTGGAGACCCAGGGCGGCTCAATTACCTTTAGCGGCAAGCGCATCGACACGCTCTCCGACAGCGCCATGCAGGCGGTGCGCCGCGATATGCAGTTTATCTTTCAGGACCCCTACGCCTCGCTCGATCCGCGCCTGACGGTGGGGTATTCCATTATGGAGCCGCTGCTGGTGCATCGTTTGCTCGACGGCGACGCGGCGCGCAAACGGGTGGCGTGGCTGCTGGAGCGCGTGGGGCTGAAGCCTGAGCACGCCTGGCGTTATCCGCATGAGTTCTCCGGCGGCCAGCGCCAGCGAATTTGCATTGCACGCGCGCTGGCGCTCAACCCAAAAGTGGTGATCGCCGATGAATCGGTCTCCGCGCTTGATGTCTCGATCCGCGCGCAAATTATTAATCTGCTGCTCGACCTGCAGCGCGATTTCGGCATTTCGTTTCTGTTTATTTCGCATGATATGGCGGTGGTGGAGCGCATCAGTCATCGCGTGGCGGTGATGTATCTCGGACAGATTGTTGAGATAGGTCCACGGCGCGCGGTGTTTGAAAATCCACAACATCCGTACACCCGCAAGCTCATGGCGGCGGTGCCGGTGGCCGATCCTGGTCATCCGCGTCGCCAGCCGGTGCTCCTTTCCGATGAGATCCCGAGCGCCACGCGCCCGAAAGGCGACGAGCCGTTTGTCGCGCCGCTGGTGCAGGTAGGGCAGGGCCATTATGTGGCGCGTCATCCCGTTGGGGCGACGGACCATCATTTTTAA
- the moeA gene encoding molybdopterin molybdotransferase MoeA: MEPTAGLMSLETALEEMLSRILPLSETQTLPLLKSMGRVTARAVTSPLDVPGFDNAAMDGYAVRLADLASGAWLPVAGKAFAGQPFSGEWPAGSVIRIMTGAPVPTGSEAVIMQEEAQTSDAGVRFTAPARAGQHIRRRGEDIRQGAVVMEAGQKLSAAELPLLASLGIPEVEVVRKPRVAIFSTGDELQLPGQPLAEGQIYDTNRLAVHLMLEALGCDVINLGIIRDDPGALRAAFLEADREADVVLSSGGVSVGEADYTKTLLEELGEIGFWKLAIKPGKPFAFGRLASSWFCGLPGNPVSAAVTFYQLVQPLLAKLSGQQVVRAPRLRVRAAERLKKSPGRLDFQRGVLRTGADGQPEVVSTGHQGSHIFSSFTQGNCFIVLERERGHVEPGEWVEVELFNHLFGG, encoded by the coding sequence ATGGAACCGACCGCTGGACTGATGTCCCTGGAAACCGCCCTTGAAGAGATGCTCTCCCGCATTCTTCCCCTGAGTGAGACGCAAACGCTGCCGCTGCTAAAGAGCATGGGCCGGGTGACGGCGCGCGCAGTCACCTCGCCGCTGGATGTGCCGGGCTTTGATAATGCGGCGATGGATGGCTACGCCGTTCGGTTAGCGGATCTCGCGTCTGGCGCGTGGCTGCCGGTGGCGGGCAAAGCGTTCGCAGGGCAGCCGTTTAGCGGCGAATGGCCGGCGGGCAGCGTTATCCGTATTATGACCGGCGCGCCGGTGCCGACAGGCTCAGAGGCCGTCATCATGCAGGAAGAGGCGCAAACCAGCGACGCGGGCGTGCGCTTCACCGCGCCGGCGCGCGCGGGCCAGCACATCCGCCGTCGCGGCGAAGATATTCGTCAGGGCGCGGTGGTGATGGAGGCGGGTCAGAAGCTGAGCGCCGCCGAACTGCCGCTGCTCGCCTCGCTCGGCATTCCCGAAGTGGAAGTGGTACGCAAGCCGCGCGTCGCGATTTTCTCCACCGGCGATGAGCTCCAGCTCCCCGGCCAGCCGCTCGCGGAAGGCCAGATTTACGACACTAATCGCCTCGCGGTGCATCTGATGCTGGAGGCGCTCGGCTGCGACGTCATTAACCTCGGCATCATTCGCGACGATCCGGGCGCCCTGCGCGCCGCGTTTCTGGAAGCCGACCGCGAGGCCGATGTGGTGTTAAGCTCTGGCGGCGTGTCGGTGGGCGAAGCGGATTACACGAAAACGCTGCTGGAAGAACTCGGCGAAATCGGCTTCTGGAAGCTTGCCATTAAGCCTGGCAAACCGTTCGCCTTTGGCCGCCTCGCCAGCAGCTGGTTCTGCGGCCTGCCGGGCAACCCGGTTTCTGCCGCCGTCACGTTTTACCAGCTGGTGCAGCCGCTGCTGGCGAAGCTGAGCGGCCAGCAGGTGGTTCGCGCCCCGCGCCTGCGGGTACGCGCGGCGGAGCGTCTGAAAAAATCCCCCGGACGGCTCGACTTCCAGCGCGGCGTGCTGCGCACCGGCGCCGACGGCCAGCCGGAAGTGGTGAGCACGGGCCACCAGGGCTCGCATATTTTCAGCTCGTTCACCCAGGGCAACTGTTTTATCGTGCTGGAGCGCGAGCGCGGCCACGTCGAGCCGGGCGAATGGGTTGAGGTCGAGCTGTTTAATCACCTGTTTGGAGGCTGA
- the moeB gene encoding molybdopterin-synthase adenylyltransferase MoeB, with amino-acid sequence MTEALSDAEMLRYNRQIILRDFDFDGQERLKASSVLVVGLGGLGCAAAPYLAAAGVGRLTLLDFDTVALSNLQRQVLHRDATIGQPKVESARETLRAINPHCAVDTVNAQLDDAALAELIARHALVLDCTDNVATRNQLNALCFRHQVPLVSGAAIRMEGQISVFTWQPGEPCYRCLSRLFGDNALTCVEAGVMAPLVGVIGSLQAMEAIKVLARYGEPCAGKLIIYDALRTQFREMKLARNPHCEVCGDGR; translated from the coding sequence ATGACTGAGGCGTTAAGCGATGCGGAGATGCTGCGCTATAACCGGCAAATCATCCTGCGCGATTTCGATTTCGACGGCCAGGAGCGGCTGAAAGCTTCGTCGGTGCTGGTGGTGGGGCTGGGCGGGCTCGGCTGCGCCGCTGCGCCGTATCTGGCGGCGGCGGGCGTCGGCAGGCTCACGCTGCTGGATTTCGACACGGTCGCGCTCTCCAACCTGCAACGCCAGGTGCTGCATCGCGACGCCACTATCGGCCAGCCGAAAGTCGAATCGGCGCGAGAGACGCTTCGCGCCATCAACCCGCACTGCGCTGTCGACACGGTTAACGCGCAGCTTGATGACGCCGCGCTCGCCGAACTTATCGCCCGTCACGCGCTGGTGCTCGACTGCACCGATAACGTGGCGACGCGCAATCAGCTTAACGCGCTCTGTTTTCGTCATCAGGTGCCGCTGGTGTCCGGCGCGGCTATCCGCATGGAAGGCCAGATCAGCGTCTTTACGTGGCAGCCCGGCGAGCCGTGCTACCGCTGCCTGAGCCGCCTGTTTGGCGACAACGCGCTGACCTGCGTGGAAGCGGGCGTGATGGCGCCGCTGGTGGGCGTGATTGGCTCGCTCCAGGCGATGGAGGCCATTAAGGTGCTGGCGCGCTACGGCGAGCCGTGCGCCGGAAAGCTTATTATCTATGACGCCCTGCGCACGCAGTTTCGCGAGATGAAACTGGCGCGCAACCCGCATTGCGAGGTGTGCGGCGACGGGCGTTAG